A single genomic interval of Acidobacteriota bacterium harbors:
- a CDS encoding DUF4097 family beta strand repeat-containing protein, whose translation MAQVGQSLRSRLSWLFLAVAAVLLFTSNLRAQDSDVRIQSDHFSWQQKLAPDQVIDVRGLSGDVRAAGYDGAEVEVTAEKSGADAGSVQIQIIPNAEGVIICAVYPGMSNDCSTRSNRRERRSTRARVDFTVKVPRDIRFVGSTVNGSVDATGLARRGKVSSVNGSVRVQTAEWAEATTVNGSVIARFGKADWPGTLHLSTVNGRIELEIAGDLNAEVSTSSVNGSVQTDFPITVAGRMRRGNLHGVIGKGGRELELTTVNGDMELRKPTL comes from the coding sequence ATGGCGCAAGTAGGCCAGTCCTTACGCAGCCGGCTGAGTTGGCTTTTCCTCGCCGTCGCCGCTGTCCTCCTGTTCACCAGCAACCTGCGGGCACAGGATTCCGATGTCCGTATCCAGAGCGACCATTTCTCATGGCAGCAGAAGCTTGCTCCCGACCAGGTCATCGACGTTCGCGGACTCTCCGGCGATGTCCGCGCCGCCGGCTACGACGGCGCCGAGGTCGAGGTCACCGCGGAAAAGAGCGGCGCCGACGCCGGCAGCGTCCAGATCCAGATCATCCCCAACGCCGAGGGCGTGATCATTTGCGCCGTCTATCCCGGCATGAGCAACGACTGCAGCACGCGCAGCAATCGTCGCGAACGCCGCAGCACGCGCGCGCGCGTCGACTTCACCGTGAAAGTGCCGCGGGACATCCGTTTCGTGGGTTCGACCGTGAACGGTAGCGTGGACGCCACCGGGCTCGCCCGCCGCGGCAAGGTTTCGAGCGTCAACGGGTCGGTGCGCGTCCAGACGGCAGAGTGGGCGGAAGCCACCACGGTGAATGGCTCGGTGATCGCGCGCTTCGGCAAGGCTGACTGGCCCGGCACGCTGCATCTCTCGACCGTCAACGGACGCATCGAGCTCGAGATCGCCGGCGACCTCAACGCCGAGGTCAGCACCAGTTCGGTCAACGGTTCGGTGCAGACGGATTTCCCCATCACGGTCGCAGGCCGCATGCGCCGCGGCAACCTGCACGGCGTGATCGGCAAAGGCGGCCGCGAACTCGAACTCACCACCGTCAACGGCGACATGGAACTCAGGAAGCCGACGCTCTAG
- the dinB gene encoding DNA polymerase IV — MRTIFHVDMDAFFVSVEELYDPTLKGKAVVVGGKANERGVCAAASYEARKFGVHSAMPLRTAAKLCPRAIFLEGHPERYREYSEKVRIVLDRFSPQVEMASIDEAYLDMTGTGKLHGPPFQAAHALHADIKRSTGLNSSIGIGSSRLIAKISSEQAKPNGALYVLPGCEREFLAPLDVRKVPGVGKVTEQRLHELGIRTIADLQKLDDDFLEEHFGAWGLALAGKSRGEDAGGWFSKAVPDSEVGAADDPKSISHEHTYSVDIADADQLESTLARLSEMVARRLREHKLHARTIGLKLRYSDFTTITRAHTLDQPTQLDPEIYGVARRLFHDNWKPGSAIRLLGVRAAGFEHSEGQLDLLAQNQQEKWKHALSAVDRVRDKFGEGAVSLARGMKSTFRERTHEALPEKPRPDKPKPPDVKKP, encoded by the coding sequence GTGCGCACCATTTTCCATGTCGATATGGACGCCTTCTTCGTCTCCGTGGAAGAGCTTTACGATCCCACGCTAAAGGGCAAGGCCGTCGTCGTGGGCGGGAAGGCGAACGAGCGCGGCGTCTGCGCGGCGGCGTCTTATGAAGCGCGCAAGTTCGGCGTGCACTCGGCCATGCCGCTGCGGACAGCGGCCAAACTCTGCCCGCGCGCAATTTTTCTCGAGGGACACCCCGAGCGCTACCGCGAGTACTCCGAGAAAGTCCGCATCGTGCTCGACCGCTTCTCGCCGCAGGTCGAGATGGCCTCCATCGACGAGGCGTACCTCGACATGACCGGCACTGGGAAACTTCACGGCCCGCCGTTCCAAGCCGCGCACGCGCTCCACGCCGACATCAAGCGCTCCACCGGCCTGAACTCGTCCATCGGCATTGGCAGCTCGCGGCTCATCGCCAAGATCTCCAGCGAACAGGCCAAGCCGAACGGCGCGCTCTACGTGCTGCCCGGATGCGAGCGCGAATTCCTCGCGCCGCTCGACGTCCGCAAGGTTCCCGGCGTTGGCAAGGTCACCGAACAGCGCCTGCACGAGCTTGGCATCCGCACCATCGCCGACTTGCAAAAGCTCGACGACGATTTCCTCGAAGAACACTTTGGCGCCTGGGGACTCGCGCTGGCAGGGAAGTCGCGCGGCGAAGACGCCGGCGGCTGGTTTTCTAAAGCAGTGCCCGATTCGGAAGTGGGCGCTGCCGACGATCCCAAGTCCATCAGCCACGAGCACACATACTCCGTCGATATTGCTGACGCCGACCAGCTCGAGTCCACCCTCGCACGGCTCTCGGAGATGGTCGCGCGCCGCTTGCGCGAGCACAAACTCCACGCCCGTACCATCGGACTCAAGCTGCGCTACTCCGACTTCACCACCATCACGCGCGCGCACACGCTCGACCAGCCCACGCAGCTCGATCCCGAGATCTATGGCGTCGCACGCCGCCTCTTTCACGATAACTGGAAGCCGGGAAGCGCCATCCGCCTGCTCGGCGTCCGCGCGGCCGGATTCGAGCACAGCGAAGGGCAGCTCGACCTGCTCGCGCAGAACCAGCAGGAGAAGTGGAAGCACGCGCTGAGTGCCGTGGACCGCGTTCGCGATAAGTTTGGCGAAGGCGCCGTTTCGCTCGCCCGCGGCATGAAGTCCACCTTCAGGGAGCGTACCCACGAGGCGCTTCCCGAGAAACCCAGACCCGACAAGCCGAAGCCGCCCGACGTCAAGAAGCCCTGA
- the xseA gene encoding exodeoxyribonuclease VII large subunit translates to MDGQLDLTFQAMAAQRRVWAVRELMSAVRTSLEREYTDVWVEGEISNFRPVESGHLYFTLKDGDAQLRLVMFRTQARLLRFKPENGMLIVARGRITIYETRGDMQLAAEYLEPKGAGALQVAFEQLKAKLAAEGLFEQARKKPLPALPRRIGIVTSPRGAALQDILNILRRRHESVPILIYPAQVQGADAPAEIMAGLKYFNRAGAAAEVDVIIIARGGGSAEDLAAFNHEGLARAIAASEIPVLSAIGHETDFTIADFVADLRAPTPSAAAELVIESRHQMEHQVEALQQRLARGARYRLLIGRQTLTELAQHGAFARIRAMLAQRQQRVDELAFGLVSHYRHLLASARRRVDVAATRIRHYDVRMVLAGMRRELEAKQRALGGSGQRILLERRGALERLSGRLDELSPLKVLERGYALIFDAAGNVVKDATQVAAGDEIRARLARGEIRAVVKKSR, encoded by the coding sequence ATGGACGGGCAGCTCGACCTCACATTCCAGGCGATGGCGGCGCAGCGGCGGGTATGGGCAGTACGCGAGCTGATGTCCGCGGTGCGGACTTCGCTCGAGCGCGAGTACACCGACGTGTGGGTGGAAGGCGAGATCTCGAACTTTCGCCCGGTCGAATCCGGGCATCTTTACTTCACGCTCAAAGACGGCGACGCGCAGTTGCGGCTGGTGATGTTTCGCACGCAGGCACGCCTGTTACGCTTCAAGCCGGAGAACGGCATGCTGATCGTGGCGCGTGGACGCATCACCATCTATGAAACGCGCGGCGATATGCAGTTGGCGGCGGAGTATCTGGAGCCGAAAGGCGCGGGCGCGCTGCAAGTGGCGTTCGAGCAATTGAAGGCGAAGCTGGCGGCCGAGGGACTGTTCGAGCAGGCGCGCAAGAAGCCGCTGCCGGCGCTGCCGCGGCGCATCGGCATCGTGACGTCGCCGCGCGGGGCCGCGCTGCAGGACATCCTGAACATCCTCAGGCGGCGGCATGAGAGCGTGCCTATCCTTATATATCCGGCGCAGGTGCAAGGGGCAGATGCGCCGGCGGAGATTATGGCGGGCCTGAAGTATTTCAACCGGGCGGGCGCGGCTGCGGAAGTCGACGTGATCATTATCGCGCGCGGTGGCGGCTCGGCGGAGGACCTGGCGGCATTCAACCATGAAGGACTGGCGCGAGCGATCGCGGCGAGCGAGATCCCGGTGCTATCTGCCATCGGACACGAGACCGATTTCACCATCGCGGACTTTGTTGCTGACCTGCGCGCGCCTACACCGAGCGCGGCGGCGGAGCTGGTGATCGAGTCGCGGCACCAGATGGAACATCAGGTGGAAGCGCTGCAACAGCGGCTGGCGCGCGGCGCGCGCTATCGCCTGCTCATCGGCCGGCAGACACTGACGGAACTGGCGCAGCATGGAGCGTTCGCGCGCATCCGGGCAATGCTCGCGCAGCGGCAGCAGCGGGTGGATGAGCTGGCTTTCGGACTCGTCTCGCACTATCGCCACCTGCTGGCGAGCGCACGGCGGCGCGTGGACGTGGCGGCCACGCGCATCCGCCACTACGACGTGCGGATGGTGCTTGCCGGGATGCGGCGCGAACTGGAAGCGAAGCAGCGGGCGTTGGGTGGGAGCGGGCAGCGCATCTTGCTGGAACGGCGCGGCGCGTTGGAGCGGTTGAGCGGGCGTCTCGACGAGCTCTCTCCGCTGAAAGTGCTGGAGCGCGGATATGCGCTGATCTTCGATGCGGCCGGCAATGTGGTGAAAGACGCCACGCAGGTTGCCGCGGGCGATGAGATTCGCGCGCGGCTGGCGCGGGGTGAGATCCGGGCGGTGGTGAAGAAGAGTCGCTAG
- the cdaA gene encoding diadenylate cyclase CdaA codes for MGHTMYSSMYPSMYPSVQAAEFVPPSFTTVIDILVLAVLIYQVLSLVRGTRALHMLMGVFILGMAMAVARLAKLATVSWLVDRFLPYIGIALIIVFSAEIRLVLARLGRNFTRSRLAQSAAGESYDDIVLAANLFSHNRTGALMVIEREIGLRTYIESGVPLDARLSYDLLASIFQPAAPLHDGAVIVRRDRVAAAACFLPLSMNPRLSTQLGTRHRAAIGITEETDAIAVIVSEETGAITLAVAGTIERDISADYLRERLSALLHLYLPPSALPTITAEPGGDDPLAEMEQR; via the coding sequence ATGGGCCATACCATGTACTCCAGCATGTATCCCAGCATGTACCCCAGCGTCCAAGCCGCCGAGTTCGTGCCCCCATCTTTCACTACGGTGATCGACATCCTGGTGCTCGCGGTGCTGATCTACCAGGTGCTCTCGCTGGTGCGCGGCACGCGCGCGCTGCACATGCTGATGGGCGTGTTCATCCTCGGCATGGCGATGGCGGTGGCGCGGCTGGCAAAGCTGGCGACGGTGAGCTGGCTGGTGGACCGCTTCCTGCCTTACATCGGGATCGCGCTGATCATCGTGTTCTCGGCGGAGATCCGGCTGGTGCTGGCGCGGCTGGGAAGGAATTTCACGCGTTCGCGGCTGGCGCAGTCAGCGGCGGGCGAGTCGTATGACGACATCGTGCTGGCGGCAAACCTGTTCTCGCACAATCGGACCGGCGCGCTGATGGTGATCGAGCGCGAGATCGGATTGCGCACCTACATCGAGAGTGGCGTGCCGCTCGACGCCAGGTTGAGCTATGACCTGCTGGCAAGCATCTTTCAGCCGGCGGCGCCGCTGCATGATGGCGCCGTCATCGTGCGACGCGACCGCGTGGCTGCGGCGGCGTGCTTTCTGCCACTCTCGATGAATCCGAGACTCTCGACCCAACTGGGCACGCGGCATCGCGCCGCCATCGGCATCACGGAAGAGACGGATGCGATCGCGGTGATCGTTTCCGAGGAGACAGGCGCGATCACGCTAGCGGTGGCGGGGACGATCGAGCGCGACATCTCGGCCGACTATCTGCGCGAGCGCTTGAGTGCGTTGTTGCATCTGTATCTGCCGCCATCCGCGCTGCCCACCATCACGGCAGAACCGGGCGGCGACGATCCACTGGCGGAGATGGAGCAGCGATGA
- the glmM gene encoding phosphoglucosamine mutase — protein sequence MRRLFGTDGIRGVAGEFPLDDATVRSIGRALGRRLSARQAKPSVILGQDTRASSAWIADALSAALAGAGVEVESAGVIPTPGVAHLAHTRGFTAGVVVSASHNPWTDNGIKVFGGDGYKLADAVELEIEREIFAELAAGKEQAAGGAPAKATLPGDGTLHEAYVEWLVSAVAGQDLSGLHVMADCANGAATAVAGEALRRAGVKHNLSHNHPSGKNINEKCGALFPEIVAKEVVQHKASLGISFDGDADRCLLADANGKVVNGDGILLLMARDLKQRGKLKNNTVVATTMSNMGLEAALAREGLTMLRAPVGDKYVLEAMQKAGANLGGEQSGHIVFLDQATTGDGLLTALMVLASVARSGKPLHELVGDLKVFPQTIKNVRVREKKPLEQVSDVAHAISAAEKALAGNGRVVVRYSGTEALCRVMVEAESEALMKQHADAIAAAVTRALG from the coding sequence ATGCGCCGGCTCTTTGGCACCGACGGCATCCGCGGTGTCGCGGGCGAGTTCCCGCTTGACGACGCGACCGTGCGCTCGATCGGACGCGCGCTGGGCCGGCGCTTATCTGCGCGACAAGCGAAACCCAGCGTCATCCTGGGACAGGACACGCGCGCATCGAGCGCGTGGATCGCGGACGCGCTGAGCGCTGCACTGGCAGGCGCAGGGGTGGAAGTGGAGTCCGCGGGCGTGATCCCTACGCCGGGCGTAGCGCATCTCGCCCATACGCGAGGGTTCACCGCGGGCGTGGTCGTCTCTGCGTCGCACAATCCGTGGACCGACAATGGGATCAAAGTGTTTGGCGGCGACGGCTACAAGCTTGCCGACGCGGTGGAGCTCGAGATCGAACGCGAGATATTCGCCGAGCTGGCAGCCGGAAAAGAGCAGGCTGCGGGCGGGGCGCCGGCGAAGGCGACACTTCCCGGCGATGGGACGCTGCACGAGGCATACGTGGAGTGGCTGGTGTCCGCGGTGGCGGGGCAAGACCTGAGCGGGCTGCACGTGATGGCCGACTGCGCCAACGGCGCGGCTACGGCTGTCGCGGGCGAGGCGCTGCGGCGCGCCGGCGTAAAACACAACCTGAGCCACAATCATCCCAGCGGGAAGAACATCAACGAGAAGTGCGGCGCGCTGTTTCCGGAGATCGTGGCGAAAGAAGTGGTGCAGCACAAGGCGAGCCTCGGCATCTCGTTCGATGGCGACGCCGACCGCTGCCTGCTCGCCGACGCCAACGGCAAGGTGGTGAACGGCGATGGCATCCTGCTGCTGATGGCGCGCGACTTGAAACAGCGCGGCAAGCTGAAGAACAACACGGTGGTCGCAACCACGATGTCGAACATGGGACTGGAGGCGGCGCTCGCGCGCGAGGGCCTCACGATGCTGCGCGCGCCGGTGGGCGATAAATACGTGCTCGAAGCGATGCAGAAGGCGGGCGCAAATCTGGGCGGCGAGCAGAGTGGGCACATCGTCTTCCTCGACCAGGCGACCACGGGCGATGGCTTGCTGACGGCGCTGATGGTGCTCGCGAGCGTGGCGCGCAGCGGGAAGCCGCTGCACGAGCTGGTGGGCGATCTGAAAGTCTTTCCGCAGACGATCAAGAACGTGCGCGTGCGCGAGAAGAAGCCGCTGGAGCAGGTGTCGGATGTAGCGCATGCGATCAGCGCGGCGGAAAAGGCGCTTGCGGGGAATGGACGGGTGGTCGTGCGCTACTCCGGGACGGAAGCGCTGTGCCGGGTGATGGTGGAGGCGGAATCGGAAGCGCTGATGAAGCAGCACGCGGATGCGATCGCGGCGGCGGTGACCAGAGCGCTCGGGTGA